Sequence from the Bicyclus anynana chromosome 2, ilBicAnyn1.1, whole genome shotgun sequence genome:
tttttgaaaagttagttgaaaatatgtataagataagttaagataaatatactttatttgcacaccacaaagacaaaaacaagtgaaataaaaaacaaattaagaagagatcagcatacaaaaggcggccttatcgctaagtagcgatttcttccaggcaaccatATGTAtccatttctttaaaaaatatattttccaggTGACGGATATGATGGTGGCCAACTCTTCGAACCTGATAATAACAGTGCGGCCCGCCAACCAGCGCGCCGGCCCGCCGCCCCCCGACCCGCGCGCCTCACAGCCTCCTAGTGAGACTGATGACGACaggtacttattttttttaatttctgattgtgtaagtggcGTAGATTATGGTTATCGATCGAGCTAATGGCAATTCGCCCGAAGTTACTAAAATTGCGAATTGCGACGTTGTTCAATCATATATCTACCTCGGGGCACTAATATCAAATAGTGGTGGATGCGCTGATGAGATTACACGACGGATGGCTATTACACGATCTGCCATGGATCGACTCAAAAGGATATGGAGAAACAGGAACATCACAAAGGCCACTAAAATGCGATTAGTCCGGGCATTGGTGTTTCCTATCTTTCTTTATGGTGCTGAGACgtggactctgagagaaagcGAGAAACAAAAGATAGACGCTCTACAAATGTGGTGCTGGAGAAGAATGCTTTGCATATCCTGGACTCAGTTCCGATCCAACATTtcaatcctccaagaactgaGCATCAAACAGCGTCTTTCTTCAATAGTCCAATGTCGCATACTGACTTTTTTTGGTCATATTACGAGAAaagatgacacgtccatagagagacttgtggtgcaaggaaaggtggagggcacaagagcacgtggcaggtcaccaatgcgctggactgaccaagtaaaaaccgctctccatggatcgttccacgaatgttctaggagagccacactacgggaggaatagcgacggatagtgaggcttgccaccgcgcccaaatgacgaccacgaccactctgtcaagagtgtaacgacgaagaagaagagaagaagtggcgtaggctccttaatgctCCTCAGCAACGTCGCAAAACCGACTcagtgttgagcacgagtcttctctcagaatgagaggttaggccaatagtccatcacgctggcccaatgcggattggcagacttcacatacccagagaattgaaaaaatctcagatttgcaggtttcctcacgatgtttatccttcatagtttaagacacgtgatgtttaatttcgtaaaatgcacataactaaaaagttagaggtgcatctccctgactggattcgaacctccgccctccgaatcgaagtcagaggtcatatccactgggctatcatggacAATAACGTGCAGTCAGCCAACCAGAGCTGGCACGCCGCCCCCTGACTGCCCCGATTTTCAAGACCAATGTCATTGTATAAATCCTAACGCGTGTTCATACTTGTTCGTACTTGTTCCAGATTCGATCAAGACGATCACGACGAGATCGTTGACCTCACGGCGATCACTCTGGAAGACCAGCCTGAGCCTCACTTCCCTCACAGCATCCCGAGCAAAGACGACGGGCAGATCCTACACCTATAGTACATACTGGAGCGGTACCGCCGAGCGAGACTGTTGTGAGGTCCTTAATTGGCATTTTTtcaagaatataatttaaataatacagtaaTTATTTAAACCTACAGGGTAATTATGTGTATCGGTGTAAGATTCAACATACATAGTTTTTTATCGATTTTTCGATATCGCAATCATTGCAACGAAATTACGTTAGTTGCTAGTAGTTACAACCTATACTAATGCCATTGTACGAAAAAAAAAGGTGATCGCAAAAACACAcgactaaagtaaaacttcttccaaaaataaaataacacatgaatgagaaactaaaaaaataatatcagtgagtagcgccatctctcgtgcCAGACTTGGCTTTACTTCGCAAACTCTTACTAGTTAGTTCACAAATTATGCCGTGGCAATACTAAACATATTCGGCGCTGGGTTTACTTGGTTATGTCGTAGTTTACCAGTGTTgctacagatggcgctttttaaatttatctagAGGACATTTCGATTACACTTtacgtaacgcattcaccaacgtaaagaagttttacttcagaatCAATGAAAAACGATTTAGTTATGCGGATGCTCATGTTTTTAATCGAGACACATAATTGCCCATTTAGTATGCAGATTCGCGATTATCCGGATTGACAAATATCTTTTACAATCTCTTGTGGTTGCGTTTCAGACTTTAATAGCTCTCAAATAGTATAGTaataatagtacaagatccgacATATGagatatataccctcatctattatttattttggttcTAAATAAATGATGGAAGATATTCGCATTGAcatattgcaaaataaaaaaaaaaatagttggttaattaaaaaataccgtACTCTGGTTACaaatatacccaacagaatttaaaacgtaaaggttgcctgcaTTCACACTGCAattgtggggttgccagatataaacaattgagtaatgttatttatttaccgtCATCAGTTACTTAGGTTCGAGTTCACCgacattcgtttaaacataatcaaccgtttaaataagttaaacgccgTTAAGTCCAAATTTCCTGTTCACCACAGCTCATATGCCGGTTAAGGACGTAAATCGGGCGTTTATCTTAACCGAGCGTGGCCTAGCCTATACCTCggttaagacgtctttgacagacATAAGTGCAGGTTATGTTTCTGTAACGCTCGCAAGTTTCGCGAAGATTACTTTCTCAACTACCAAAATGCAAAGGACCCGTAAACTtataaaagagtttatttttcatttcagaaataattcattttctctcataaataaatcacttcttagctttgaggttttatgccactggatgcaggcagcttcgttttcgaaacaaaaaatataacaaaatgacaaTCATTTATCAATTTGACATGGTACATAATAAATCGGTGTTGCTAATACGTATTTTTCTAAATCCCTACAAATTGAAGCAGAAACTCCCCAAATTGGGGAAAGAACATACCGCAATTTCCCATAAAATCCCCGCCATTTGGGCAATTCCTCGCAAGTTAGCAATgctgttatagataataaataaattgttcataaatcgtTCACTCGTAGTTCTCCATCGCTCGGTTTACAAACCAGAGTCAAAAAGCGTCTGGTGAACAGGAAAAAAACGCTCCTTGTTCAAActatgtttaatatttgacgggCCGGTTCTGCCATCACCGTTTATATGAAAGTCGGTGAACTCGGGTCtaagtcgtctaatatgtcaaataaaagcttatatTATGCCCAATTTAACTctattaagttgcctttgattTAGTTTATGGTTTCCTAGTTTTTATGTAAAGGTAACAATTTAACCTAAGTGCAATGTatatgtgaatattatctatcatttatttttcactaataaataacagatgagagtatatatttcaTATGCCGGATCTCAgacaataatatgtaaaaatccGTGTATTTTGGCATACATAAAATTACCCATTTTCgatcttttttcttttctgcATAATGTGAGGACAAGtgttttatactaattttaacATATCGCGTGTTAGCGTAACGTGAAAGGTCctgaataaatatgtaatgaataaatttactTGGTGCCCTAATATCATATTGCTGGAAAACTATTCACCACTATGTACTTTGACTACTACTTTTGTAGTCGAGATGTCTAGAGAGTCAGCACGACGCTGTTTCAAATTTGGCTGTTTGCAGGTCTTGAGAATTTATATAATCTTACACATAGTTCATGTGAAGATGAAATCTGTCTAGAGCATTATCACAATCATCATCTACGCTAACACTGTTTTTAAGTAAGGTTGGCAAAATTTTTGGTTGGTATTTGgtgttttttaattacatatatgAATACATCCCTTACTTtcgtttttttgtaaattaatatattggtACCATGCCAACAATTTattaaccaaccaaccaacaaaTTATGTCTGTCTCTTATACATACTCATTAAATAACAGAAACATTCCTTGAAAGTGATCTGGTGCAGTGTGCATTCCATATTAGACTTTATATCGTGTACAATAAGGATGATatgtacttaaaaaatatttagacaaACTTAGTAAGGTTATGAGATGTATTAAAAGCAATAATGGAACTGGTTTTTGCAGTACTATttgtcattattaaaaataaaattatgaaataattatagagaataattaaacaaaaaataatgaacatGACATAATGTGTTCAAAGGCATATCAATATAGTTGAggcaaaataacattaaaatacatattttattataattcaaaaGAACTATTCAaactctttaaaaataaataatacataaacaaacGTCATGATGAAAACGATAAAAATGTGCGTTTTTAGAGAAgcattgtaattttaattgcaagcatttaaaaataactaacgTACCTAACGTAActaaagtaactttttaaatatgatttgtttaaaaaattgtttacaataATTAGATTTTTCTGATATGTTTTATTACTACACGGAGTTGaagttttattatacaaattctCTTTATTGTTGTTTATCCATTACACAACTGTTTGTGTTAAAGTTATTGTTTCCATAATGTTAAACATTTAGATCATGGACAATAAAATTAGATGTagtaaaaatgttttgtattgaataggtGTCGAATTCCATCCATTTTGTTACTAGAaaatgcatttttagaaattttcgCTGTAAAATATGaactaagtatttaaaataaataaaatgttcctAATGATAAATTGTTATTCCGATATATCCTATATGAATTTGGAATGAAATCGGCTTttgctatttataaaaaaattctttgataATGAGATTCATATTCTTTACCTTAGATTGAGAATTTGAGATTTAGTTCATGTTTTACTATTATTGTGTTTAAAGATTGAGGATAAGCAAGAAaagtagttttaataaatagatataatcACTTCCCATGGAAGGTGCTATAAGTATCaccagtaaatatatttttaactgcaatttaattaatacattttaattgcaaaagcatgtgcagtaaataaatttaCTATGAAATCTAggttatatttttgtgtgattttaatggtttttacaTTCCATTTCTAAAGACATTTTGAACCTTGAATCTCCATGTCAGTAGCAGTTGCCAatatacagaaataaataatggtCATCACACGAACTTGTGATATATAACATAATGAACAATGAAGGGCCTAAAGTCGTGCCTTGCGGTAcccttttataaaataaagtaattattgtaagtattatatatttgtaacaaTTATGTTATGCGAACTTTTCAAACACTATTTTTACTGTCGCAATTATATTTAGGTAATTGTAGGAAATATTCTTTATAGAAATTTGAATGAACTTCTCAGTCAAAGGCTCATATTAAATCTTCTTAAATACAGTTTTAATATCAGcactctttttaatttaaataaaatcacgtTCTATTAAGAAGATTAAGAGCAATTTAAGCTTTCAGGTACCAGTTTTAAGTCTAATTTTTACACGAGTATTGTGTCAATTTTAGATGTAGAAAATGAATTGCGtgcattgtcaaaaaatatttttgaccctGGATGCTATAACTGAGCCATAGGAGCTTTTAAATCAAATTCTTAAAAAACCTACTATCTAGAATATCTGTCTAGAATTTAGATCAAAGTATTTTAGTAATTggagcttaatttaaatgttttagattttaagaaatatttaatgtaactaAGGGCATATACTAAGTATTTAGTGTaaggttaataaataatattatatctttgCACATATCAAAGATCATGTAATGAATACGATTGTATGAAAATCATTCCATCAGCATTTATCGTTGATTGTTTACATGGTATATAAACTATCTTCCAATTAACTAAATTTTATGAGATTTTTCTAGTTTCaggtttagttttattattatgaactTCTTATTTTCATGAGATTGTGAGATAAAAAGATTTAAAGATAACATTGCTTGGAAGaagctgaaattaaaaaaatgtaataatgtacATAGATATGGATTCAGATGTTTCTTATGAATCTAGTGatattttacacttttatttgacatttatttctataatgttaatcagtttttcttttttgaatgtacttaacttttttatttcacatatatttttagagtgtcaataatattaattatattaatacatatttttggcggttcaaaattttattcaaaatgcCTTGATGTCGTCGCAGTCTGTACACTTAACTTTCGTTACGTGCTTTCTTTAAACGCAGCACCAATTTTATTTGATCTAGCTTCAAGATTGTAATTCCAAGCAAAATAGTTATATTGTATTGGTACATTCGGGGAACAGGTAAGGAGAATCGTCTTATATGGGGGACGTAAGAGTCAAACGTAAGAGAAAAGTTAGTTTTGAAAAGAGAAAATTTAACCCATCACAAGAAGTAGCATTTATAGAGTCGAGTGGCAGATATCCAGAAgtccaaaataattaaaaagttccTTGTTAACTTATCTTTCCATACCATCCATATTAAGTCTATAAAATTTACCTACTCACAAACAGAGCAATGTGTCACTTTTCATATATTAAGACGGTGCTCCTTATTTTAACTATGTTCTTCATAGTTCTTGGTTTCTCAGTTAATTTCACAACATTTCATGTAGACAGATAtagtgtatttttaaattaagcttGTTCTGTCTACACTAATTGTAAACTAGTCTGGTGTCACCAGAGCGTTGATGTTATAAATTGAGtgtgtaattaaatttatttcgtaCTTTGACGGTATGCGTCGTATTTTCTGATTGGCTCAAATGTTATGGTCCAAAAATGTTATAgtaaatgattatattattattaatacagttaTTTACACTCTAGTTTAGTATACACCTGTGttgtatgtaattaaatattattatttttagttctgatttgctttttatttcaaTGCATAGTTGCGAGTCTATACCCAAGTTATTTTACAGAACATTTTGCATCATGTGTTTTGGTACAAGTTGGTATATAGGTATTTACTTATCAAATGTAGCGTCCCAGCACTTCTATAATATGCTGTACCATTTAAAGTAACTTTGGTGCAGTATGTCATCCAAAAGTACAATTCCAATATGAACTAGAAATATCTACTAACTACGATCTAagttgttattttaatatttatccaggtagacattaaaaataacaacaacatCACAAATAGGACATTCACACCAATTTTATGAATCATTAAAAAACCAACAGGTTCTTGCTCCTGCGTAAATAGACTAATTGGCATCTTTTTATCTTTGGTACTCATACCTACTGTAAACTGGACTTTTGGCAGTTTCGAGTCTTTTCATTATAATACAATACCCTTATCGACAAGCACCTACCTATATTATACAGGATGTGGCGTAAATAATCGATAACCCTTTACCTGTCGATGAGCCTCCTAGTGGCCTATTTAAGTTTCGTCTTGAGATAAATAGCTTAAGTCAAAAAATGGGTACTTTCATTTACTAATTTTGCTACAGTtaccaaaaattttataatttttgcatTCTGTGTTTTTTATGATACAGCTAAAGAATTGTGCTATTGTTAATGTCAGGAAACTCCCAATTCGTTACATTTGTTGTCTTTCGATAAAATAATACCAGTATTAAGTGGCAGGCGGGACCTAAAttgcaaaatataaacaaagaaaattaatgGGTTCCGCTTGATACCTACTTGAGCTTAGGTTCCATATCCTCTCTTCTATAAGCGTTAGCGCGTTCCCTGATGTAGCGGGCTGTTAaaatatgatatgatgataatagtTAGTAGAGTTCATTCTGGTTTTATTGACAAACGCACGAGCAAAATAATTCGTCGTCATACATAGTTCACTAAGACTGCTATTAATAGGGTTTTATGTAGATAAATCTAAATCGGGACACAAGGTCTtgcacttttatttattttgtcgaTCGTTAGATACAGTGGTAATTTCCAATGATGAAATAATCACACTACTGAATATTGTAAAgtcaaaagtttgtgtgtaaatgttaaagtttgttactccttcatgCCGGAGCTACAAATGATATTATAGGGTAGGTGTGAAGCCTGCTGGAATATTAAGAGATAAACTAAATATGATTCTCCTACCTACCCTAGATTAGCACAGGCATTATCCCCccgaaaaaaaatccatggttcccgcggaagtCTATAATAGATACCTAATAGGTACGAGTATCTACTGTATTACAGACGGGCGAATTGCGAGCATTTGTTAAGTAAGTAGTAATAtgctgatattataaagaggtaaagtttgtgaggttgaagGGAATAATCTatggaaccgattttgaaaattcttataggtacctatataccaAATAGGTACTAATAGAAAGCaacctatattttatacctatataaactggaactacgagggtgaaaccgcgggacagTATATACCGCGGTTTTCCCGATAATTCTTACTCACGATATAACTCACAAAAATCCCTATAAACCTACCAATAGCCCTACCTACATAcctattaataaagattttgtagACACCTAAATACGGTTCGTGACCAGCAAAAATAaggaaatagaaaataaatcgAGAGAAGAAATTGCGCGCGAAAGTGAATTCATTTCAAACCTCAAGACAACATGTCTACAGCGTTTGTTGTTCAaccaaaaagtaaaataaacatttgagGAGTGTTCTATTACTCGGTAATAAAGTCCAAAATAACATCTGTAAAGGTTTGTTCCCAGCATAGATATCATGGCCAAGGTCTCCAGAAATAAATGTTACTCCAGAATCGCGAGGACCGTGCCAAGATTCACTGTACTGTGTACTGCGTCAGTATAAACACAAAAAGCGCGCTAGATGGTCTACAGCGAAAGTTATCAATAGTGTCTCTGTTCGTATACCTTTCGTGTACCTAAATCTTTTGacgtttcaaattaatttattgcaacAGCAAAAATCTGCAATGGCCGAGGTTGCTGAGGAATACTACCACGTTTACACTAGGATAGAAGATATCACAGAAGAGGATGACAGACATTTGGCCGGAGCAAAGAAGGAGACTAGAAAtgatttaacaattattattccAGAAAATCCGTTTCCAGAAATAGCAGTAGATGCGTATCCTCCTTTGAAGTTCTCTTGGGTTATCCCCAAAAAGCTGGCAGCCATGGCTTTCCCGAGACATATAGAGAATCTAAAGTTTCTCATTAATCAAGGTATAAATCATCTGGTGACTTTGACTGCGGGTAAGAAACCCCCAGTGGACGATATGCCTAGGTTAAGATGGACCGAGATACCGATAGAAGAATTCCAAGCACCAACAGTGGAACAGATTGGTCAGTTTATTGATGTTTGTAAACGATCGGATAAAAACGGTGAGGTGAGTACAATTTCCTTATTCCCAgaaattgaaaaatacttttcaacAAGAGTTGTCTATAGACAGTAGTAACGGTCAGCAATCGATCTAATAAAAAACGCCACTGGTTGTTCTTGGCGTGAAAATGAGAATACGAAAACCAACGCAACGTGGTATTGTTGATTGACTTGCTGTGTTCATTGACATCGTTTGGGTGTGTGGGCGATGTCATAGACATCTGCTGTGTGAATAGTCATATTTTTGTACCTTCCGGTATAATTCCGGACCATAGATACCATAGCTCATGATTTGCATGATTAATATTTATGATGAGTGATGATGTCTAACACAACTATAATAACCTATGTTCAACAAATAGGCACATATATGTACCTACCATATACTATAGCTACTAGATATGTACCTACCGTATTTcacaattttctaaatttatagCTAGGTAGGTATCTACATGAGACTTTATTGCCAAAAAGTTACGTTTTCGAATCATTGGCTCTCAGTCTTACTCATTTCCGTTTCTAAACGTTCATTGCTGCCTCATTAGTGTGGCAACAGAAACTGTttacgaaataatatttactagATGTAGATACAAAATAAACGTAGATTAATATCCCGTATAAACTCACTGGACTCTTACAACCCGTAATAAAGTTTGTACCCGTGTCGTTAAAATAGGGGTCTCTCAAGGATCTATACTAGGACcatttatttttctcatttatattattgacCTACCTACTTATCTTGATAAGAAAagagacaattttgtttgtatattatatgttttaaattaataggaGAGAAATTACTTATGACGATACGAGTACCTAAAAAACTCTTTCAATAAAGTGGTACATGAAGTTCAAGCTAGTTCATTAGGGATAAAAACAATAAGAACGCTAATTACTCCATATTTTACTGTTTGTAATGTCCACAGGTGATAGGTCTCCACTGCCGGCAGGGTCGCAGCCGCTCCGGTGTGATGTTAGCTTGCTACCTGGTCCACTTCCACCGGTTCCTTCCAGACCAAGCTATGAACGTTATCCGAATGATCCGTCCAGGTATGTCCATTTCAAAACAATATGAaacctcatcatcatctcattttccttatcccacttaagtggggtcggaaaaatatgtcaatcttttccattcgtctctattactcgtcctCTCCCTTCAACAgatgaaatgtttttttgttgcgAGTTAATTAGCTTTTAATATCGGAATGCCGTTCTGGATTTGGATTTTTCTTGATCAccagttttatatttaaatacaaattaagaaaaaataatcagGCCCATCAAAGTGCCAGAACATCATTCTTAAATGAATCTCTCTCTAGTACCGTGTAAATTTAACTCTTGTACATTTTGCAGGTTCGTTAGTATTTGAAGAACAGGAAGAAGCAGTTGGCAGATATTTTGAGTATCTGACGGAGAACAACCCACTTAGATTCGGCGTCAGCGGTGATGTCATGGAGGAGTTTATAGAAGTCGCTAAAGATGCTACTAAGAAGGCCTCATAGAAATACAATGAAACGATAATAGTTAATTAAGGACCtaggtttattaaaattaaggtaTAATCAATTTTAGACCTTGATTGAAACTTTTTTAAGGTTGCATCACTTACGGGcacattatttatgtagtagCATGTAATAATACAATAGTAATCCAAGTGTGACTTCAAAGTCGACAGTTTTCATATGATTCGGAGCCAAAATTTACGTCACAAATGCAATACCAAAATTCCAATGGCGTTGATAACCGGTTCAATGAAGACTTGTAAACGACAGATTTCATTACCGCTGAAATATAGATATTTACCTATGTAACTGCCGTAGAGAATAATATTAGGACATAGACAGTAAATAaacgtaaatatttaaactgAAAGTAGCGCACGAAAATATCTCAGGGATCGGAGTCTAGCAATTTAGGTCGACGCACTGTATTGTATAAAATCCAAGGTAAGCAGGTGGGATACTACGTAATCAAAATTTGCTGTTAAATtaagaagtacctacctagtaagtACCTAGTTTTTTGAGTAGAGTGAAGTAGTAATTTCAAATGtgcaaaacattataaaaataagacgAGATTACCATTTATTATTTGTTCcggaaaagtgtaccaaagtgTAATTTATTTAGCCGAGTGCTAAATTAAATCGTAAGATTTGATATATTAAACGCGCACGTTTTATAACAATTTCTTCAGccaagattattttaaaacggATGACCtacttattttgttattcttcGACCAAAAAGCTCTTTTAGCGTGTATTAAGTGTTTTTATTGCATGGGATAGGTACTTATTGTTTCTTTCGTGACCGTTTCTTATTGCCCTTACATCAATAAATTTATCTAAGGTACTTTATCATCTTCATCAAGTTAAGATCCTATGGACGTGTACATATTTGTATTGTAGGACTATTAAGGTAACTATAAATACTTGTACATGCGTgtattgtccaaatatattGGTTTATTTATCTGAATGGTTAAGACCACAAACCTTGAAATGATGTTGGTGGGAAACAAAAACGTTGGACGGATTCTGAGACACTTACGAGTATAAGAAGTTGTTACTTCAGATAAAACGAAGATGATTTAGATTTTAAGCAAAATTGTTTATTCCGTCAGTATCCTTAACTCGGTAATTTAAGATATTcaagaataaatatatttaggcTGTGAATATATTGCAGTTTAAAGTGATACCTAATATCTAATAGTTTTGTAAATAggtaactatataaaaatacataatttttcaattctgcataaaaaatcgttttattttaacaatactaAAATTTAACAAAGTGTGGAACAATGGAATAAAGCATAGTGGTAGAAAAGGGAAAAGGACAAAATCAGGCAAATTCatataaaagttgaaaatattttgaccaGGATTTTTTGAATGGGAGATGGATGGGTCTTGTACTCTGGGATTCCATTAGATATAGCGATTTACTCAATAGCAAAAGTAAGAAGGACCGGGAACCAAGACGGTTGGAACACGAGATGAGGTCAACAGGTGGTTTACATTCTGGAGAATTGTAGctcaagtaaattaataattatattttaataattaatttaatcaaagtAATCAGGTCTAGGCAGGTAGGTTGATGTAAagattttgacttttttgatGACACTTAACATAAAAAACCAGAAAGAAACGCTTCACAGCTGTATAGGTATTATCTTATATTCCTTAACCTATTTATTGATGATGACGAAatactaaattttataaatttaatacacTGTTACGCaaataaattttctaaaaatggCCAACCTAATTATTTTAGATTGGCACTGTTTAGACTAAATGTCACAAATCCATCGCTTGCCAATACGAAAAAGTTGGCGAAAATCCAAGCATCAGGTCCTCAATGTCTGGTAAATCTCACCCGGTGAAAGACCAGGTCTAAAatagcaatattaaaaatcaaatgttGGCAGTGCacacattcataaataaaaagtgaTGACAGCCGAGTGAATTGCTGTGAAGTGGTGTGCTTAAGTTGAGAAGGTACAAATAtgtctaataatttatttaaaaaaatgaacaaggtaggtacaaaataataaatcaaacaatTATGACTTTTA
This genomic interval carries:
- the LOC112045277 gene encoding dual specificity protein phosphatase 23-like, which produces MAEVAEEYYHVYTRIEDITEEDDRHLAGAKKETRNDLTIIIPENPFPEIAVDAYPPLKFSWVIPKKLAAMAFPRHIENLKFLINQGINHLVTLTAGKKPPVDDMPRLRWTEIPIEEFQAPTVEQIGQFIDVCKRSDKNGEVIGLHCRQGRSRSGVMLACYLVHFHRFLPDQAMNVIRMIRPGSLVFEEQEEAVGRYFEYLTENNPLRFGVSGDVMEEFIEVAKDATKKAS